One genomic segment of Catalinimonas alkaloidigena includes these proteins:
- a CDS encoding CHAD domain-containing protein, with the protein MSLRIDPKETVPSNAERILQSFLDECRASLQNDDPHQAIHEARKTMKKMRAFSRLFRGEIGNKKYRSTNKYYRDIARKISGERDVSAMLDTVNKINEEVDQALCGQTIQHIKNHLTSRKAAISRIQINQEKLLDKLLEDLKEGETVHARWKIKNDDFSAFSKGIAITYGKCQKAMKKAIKKPTTENFHEWRKRSKYLRYEIGFLRHIWKKPMKALEKELHQLTDYLGEDHDLAVLRTYAESMNLENKDEEAALFSIMSEKRKKLQSLAKPLGKKILSESPEQFVARLSDYWKQKHKEITID; encoded by the coding sequence ATGAGCTTAAGAATTGATCCCAAAGAGACTGTCCCTTCAAATGCTGAACGTATCCTACAAAGTTTTTTGGATGAATGTCGAGCCTCTTTGCAGAATGACGACCCTCATCAAGCAATTCATGAAGCACGTAAGACCATGAAAAAAATGCGGGCTTTCAGCCGTTTATTTCGTGGAGAAATAGGCAACAAAAAATATCGTAGTACCAATAAGTACTATCGTGACATAGCACGTAAAATTTCAGGAGAGAGAGATGTTTCTGCTATGTTAGATACCGTTAATAAAATCAATGAAGAAGTTGACCAGGCTCTATGTGGTCAAACCATCCAACACATTAAGAATCACCTTACTTCTCGCAAAGCAGCTATCAGCAGGATTCAAATTAATCAGGAGAAACTTTTGGATAAATTGCTTGAAGATTTGAAAGAGGGAGAAACGGTTCATGCCAGGTGGAAAATTAAAAATGATGACTTTTCTGCTTTTTCTAAAGGCATTGCTATTACATACGGCAAATGTCAGAAGGCTATGAAAAAAGCCATCAAAAAGCCCACTACTGAAAATTTCCATGAGTGGAGAAAACGTAGTAAATACCTGCGCTACGAAATAGGTTTTTTAAGGCATATCTGGAAGAAGCCCATGAAAGCATTGGAAAAAGAATTGCATCAGCTCACAGATTACCTGGGCGAAGATCACGATTTAGCAGTTTTGCGAACTTATGCGGAAAGTATGAACTTAGAAAACAAAGACGAAGAAGCGGCACTTTTTTCTATCATGAGCGAAAAACGAAAAAAACTCCAATCATTAGCCAAACCACTGGGTAAGAAAATTCTCTCTGAATCACCCGAACAATTTGTAGCACGTCTTTCTGATTACTGGAAACAAAAACACAAAGAAATTACAATTGACTGA